AAAAAGAGTCATAAAGTTTCAGTTGGATACCTTTGTATTAGTAGTGCCATCTTTCTGTACAAGTTCAACTAATGTAAGAAATACGACTTTAAACCTGCTTGCTGGTTTGTGTTCTCTATGTAACACTCTCACCAATCAAGCTGTAGATTTAGAAAGAAATTTagggattttaaattttataattctaACTCAGAAAATCATGTGCTGGCTTATGTTTATAAACAGGACTATTGTTGTAAAGCGCAGCATGAACAAAAGTGGCTtatatttctagtaattttacATGATTCATAATGGGAATACTGTTATTTTACCTAACTACAATATTTACTGCAGGTATCAGCTTTAAGTGTTTTTTtaacaattatatttaaataatacaatttCTTACATTTGGGATTTTATGTGTATGGTACTCATATTAGTCAAGGTAACATAGGTTTTGTTGCAGTAATAAATCAATTCCAAATCCCAGTGGTTTAAAACAAAATACTTGGGCTTCCcccgtagctcagttggtaaagaatctgcctgcaatgcaggagacctgggttcgattcccgggttgggaagatcccctggagaaggaaatggcaagccactccagtatccttgcctggaaaatcccatggcagaggagcctggcagggtccacagggtcccaagagttggacacgacttagtgacttccaccaccaccactgtaTTTCCTATGCACATAAAATCTGACTTGGGAAGTTGgtgcttctttccttctttccaatAATTGGGGGATCCAGATTTTATCTATCTTGGGATCCAGTCATCTCAAAATATGGCATAGAGGAAGAGTGCAAGAAGTAggaaaaagtgtttttttaaaaactgtgtcaATCCAGAAAAGACACGCATCACTTAGactcacattttattttcctgaattaTGTGGTCCCAAAGGAatttgattcagttatatgtgaattggattcacttatatgtggatatttttcaatagtaaGTACTACTGCGCTGTACCAGTACTGAAGCTGCTTAAATCTGCAGAGTCTAGGAACGGAGGATTCAAGAGGCTGTCTGTAAATTATAGGCAGATGAACACCTGTGTGGTTGAAGGGTCAGCTGTATGTTATTTAAATAGAATTGAGTAAGGCGTCCTGGAGGAGGGCCCGCATATTCATGTTTCCTGCTGAGTTTTCACCCAGTTTTCTTCCTCTGCCTGTTCCCTAGTAGTGAATagtagtgaagttgctcagtcgtgtccgactttttgcgaccccatggactgtagcctaccaggctcctctgcccatgggattttccagacaatagtcctggagtggattgccatttccttctccaggagatcttcccaacccagggatcaaacccgggtctcccgcattgtagacagatgctttactgtctgagccaccagggaagtcaccgcAGAGGAATTAGAAGGTAGATGTTAAAATGGGATCTCACACATGGTAGGAAAGAGGAATCTGTGTAGTGCCACATTATCTAAGCCTTGATTTGTTTTTGACATCGTTGGGAATTTTCTAGTGCTCCTCTAATAAATAGACACTAGACTTTGTTTTGAAATAGATAATTTTACCTTGTTGAATATGCTTCCTACTGCTCTTTCtatatcacaaaatatttttcagtttaatgacttgctatttataaaatttactaatataaaatgtaataaatttaCTGATGTTTTAGTAATATTTgtaagaatatttaaattttttcattaattttgttttcagcaTTGTACTATATTTATTTGCCTGCTTGATAGTACCTGTACTGTAATTCATTTAACTGtgtattttaatgtataaaattctaaaatagcagatatcatttatgtaaaaatattaaaaattcagaatttttttaagtctcaAGTTTTTGCTCTGATATGTCTGTAATATTGAAGGTAAATCAAAACATACCCTTAGGATTTGCGGGGGGCATATAGGAAGCAACTTCCAACAGCAGTGCTAATTTTTTTTGTGGTCCCATGTTTTTGCTTAAAAATGTATGCAACTTCCACAGCATAATAGATCCATACTTGTTCCAATACAAGATAGTAGTTTGagtgttcatttatttaaattttatctagACTTTCAAGCAAAACTAATAAACTCAAGAAGATGTAGCATTTTTATTTAACAACCTCAAATACCCTCTGAGAAGTACAACATACAAGCTCTGAGAAATACACTGCTTTATCAAGAATTAATActataaactttttaaatataaatattagcatatatattatattattaatatagtgACATGAAGTCCTGTGTAAAAATGGATCATGAATTGTGACAAACACTgttatcaaaatttttttttaagtttagtatACTTTTCCAGATTTTGTTAGAATTGAGGaaacagattttctttctctaatcTAACTAGGAaccttcatttctttaaaatccatttctttgtcctggctattataaacagtgctgtgatgaacattggggtacacgtgtctctttcaattctggtttcctcagtgtgtatgcccagcagtgggattgctgggtcatatggcagttctatttccagttttttaaggaatctccacactgttctccatagtggctataccagtttgcattcccaccaacagtgtaagagggttcccttttctccacatcctctccagcatttattgcttgtagatttttggatcgcagccattctgactggcgtgaaatggtacctcattgtggttttgatttgcatttctctgataatgagtgatgctgagcatcttttcatgcaaacaacctagatgtccatcaccagatgaatggataagaaagctgtggtacatatacacaatggagtattactcagccattaaaaagaatacatttgaatcagttctaatgaggtggatgaaactggagcctattatacagagtgaagtaagccagaaagaaaaacatcaatacagtatactaatgtatatatatggaatttagaaagatggtaatgacagccctatatgcgagacagcaagagacacagatgtatagaacagtcttttggactctgtgggagagggagagggtgggatgatttgggagaatggcattgaaacatgtataatatcatgtaagaaacgaattgccagtcaagattcgatgcaggatacaggaagttTGGTgttggtacactgggatgacccagagggatggtatggggagggaagtgggaggagggttcaggattgggaacacatgtacacccgtggtggattcatgttgatatatggcaaaaccaatacaatattgtaaagtaattagcctctaattaaaataaataaatttaaattttaaaaaaaagaaaaagaaaaaaaatccatttccttATATTTTAGCTTCATCTGTCTTCCAACTGGACCACAGAAAGCAGAATTCTTCACTGTACTTAACTGACAGGAAGTAGATCTTTGCATTGTTCTCTTTAGGAGGAGATGGGAGGGttgcagtggaaaaaaaaagaaaaaggaacagttCTAGATTCAATCATGTTGGGTGCATTTACTGAACATTTATCATGTCCAAAGCATGAAAGAGAAATCTGCAGTAATCTGAGAAATTACAAATATGAATGTTATATGGGCTTGGGAATGACTTATATTGAAAGGCAATGCATTGATAAAGTATTCAAATAGAACCCACCTGAAAGAAGGACATCTTATGTGATTGGGGTTAACCAGTgttgtcagaaaaacaaattctaaatGCAGTCGAATATGCTGAGTAGGAAAATGCCAAGATTCTTACTGATATgtggggagaaaagagaaattcatataaaatattccGTTTTATGAGGTGATCTTGATTTActggaatattttattttgggagggagagtttttgcatattttaattaCATCCTGTCTTCAGTATTTGCGATTCaaaaatttacattatttttggCAGTGTTGAATGCACATAGATTGTTAATGTTCCTAGTCATATACCAATTTAATTCAGATTCCAGAATTCATACCATCCATTGTATTTATTCTCCAAAATTCAGGAATCTGATGAAACACACTGATGGGTTTCGAGAAATTCATGTTTATCAAGACCTTAGAGATTACCTTATTAAGGGACTGTGATTCATTACTTTGAAATAACTAGAGgactaaaataagtaaaaatggtTAAATGTATTTTGGAAAGGATGATTTTATAAAGAAAGTTTGGGGATATGTACTATAAAAGAGAGATTGGCAGAAATTCTACTGATCCTCAGaataatactctgtaatgacccatatgggaaaagaattatgtacagttctatgaatttagaattaaaattttattatttagattTGTTTTATGGGCCACAGAACTATAGTATTACATATTAAATTTAAAGTTTGCTAAGAAAGGCAATTTCAAGCACCTTTGAATTAAGGCAAGTGTTAATGTCCCTATTTGGTGGCAAAAAACTATAGTCAAAGATAATGAATGGTTTTCACCAAAAGGCACACATATGTTTATCACTTTATCTATGGGGATAAATATACtcattaatgaagaaaaatatttgatttgCATTCCAGGCAATGATGTTGAGTTTTTACTGAACTCACTCTCTTTTCTTTAGGCATGTTTAACTAATACATATTTGCAAGGCAGTTGGCTATAAGATCTTTTTTTCAAGTAAAGCTAAGAAGTCAAGCAAGGCTTTAAACTCAACGTGATTTCCTCATAACGCCTACATTGAACTAGGCCCAACTTACCCAGTCAAGTGGTAAAGGAAGTTGTCTCTTTAAACTCATAAATTACTAGTAAGTTTTCTTGAGTTAGAATATTTTCGGCCTTCGGTTTTTCCATCATTGTTCATTGTTCAAAGcatctttctgctttttctctcttcctccacaGTAAGTTCTATTTGTATTTGCCCTGACCTCATTGTTGTTTATCATACCAGTGTAAGACTGGCTCAGGTTTATGGcaaaagtaacatttaaaatcACTGAgtataaaatttttatgtatttccttTTGCATATGTCTGTCTTATATGGTTTTGACCTAAATGTTTCTTGATTTCACTTGCCTCTGGGGCCTTTGGTGGATGACATAATTGGACAGTGACTGTTAGAAGACGACTAAATGCTGTCAATACATGTTGGTTAAAGTTAACTCAGCATAGTatggcatttttaaaagcatgGGGTCATTTCCAGTTTACTTGGGATTCACTTAGGAAGAGTTTATGCCAAATATACCTTTTAAAGCTTTCTAAATatcttttctttatctattaCACCAGGTTTTTCCTCTGAAACTAAGTTAACTAGTCATAAGGGTTAGGGAAAAAATTGATATGACTTGGTAAGATCCAATATTGCAAAAACAGATAGTCTGAAAAGTAGATAAGGGCTGTGTGGAGATCATTAAGAGTTGATGGTTTCTTTCTTTGTCCTGTTTCACCTGTGAACTTTATGACACCGTCCTCTCGTCTCCATGTCTGAAATCTTCTTTAAAAGGCAGAACCAGTCAGCCTTACTTCTTAGGTCTTCTCTTCAAAGATCATCTTGTCCTGGCCCAAAATTCCTTAGTTAGTGCCCTTCTAAGGGCAGCTTTCACATCCTTGTTCCTCAGTGTATAGATAAATGGATTGAGTGTGGGTGTGACGATTCCATAGAAGAGAGCCATGATCTTCCCTCTGTCCCGTGAATAGCTAGAGGGAGGCTGGACATACATACTGATGGCTGTAAAGTAGAAGAGAGAGACCACCAGCAAATGTGAAGCACAGGTATTAAAGGCCTTCCAGCAACTTTCAGCAGAGCGGATTCTCGTTACTGCCTGGGCAATGAACACATAAATGCCCAGGATGAGGGAGAGGGGCACCAGAAGTAGCAAAGCCCCTAGCACATTGAGCTCAGCCTCATTCACATGGGTATCTGTACAAGCTAGTTTCAGAAGAGCAGGAACTTCACAGAAGAAATGGTCTATCACCCTCTGTCCACATCTTGGGGTCAACACGGTGAGAGTGGACTGCACAAGGGAGTTAGCAAAGCCACTAATCCAGGTCCCAGTGGCCATGTGGATACAGCGTCTCTGGTTCATGATGATTGGGTAGCGAAGGGGCTTGCAAATAGCAGCATAACGGTCAAAAGCCATGATGGCTAGAAGTATGCATTCCGTAGAACCCAAGGCCAAGGAAATATAGAGCTGGGCAACACAACCGCCATAGCTAATGGTCTTTTCTGGTCCCCGAAGGTTGACTAGCATCTGTGGGACAGTACTGGTAGTAAAGCAGAAATCCAGAAAGGATAGATTAGAAACAAAAAAGTACATGGGACTGTCCAGCTGGGGATCCAGGCAGGAAACTAGGATAACAGAGATATTTCCAAACAGGGCAAAGATGTAAGCCACCAGAAGGATGACAAAGAGTGGTGTTTCCAGCCAGGATCGATCAGAAAATCCCAATAAGATAAAATCATCTAGTGAGCTCTGATTACTGACCCACATATTGGCACTGATGGGAGAAATTCCAGCTGAGACCTCTAAACACCCACTTCTCTAAGGATAGGTATCAATGATAAAAGGAAGCCACTGGAAACTAAAAGCCAGAGATGCTGAGATGAAACTCTCATTTCTGCTTTAATCTGCATCTATATTCTAATTATGATGAAATATCAAGCCAACATTATCAGTGTACTAGTGAAAGattattaataaaagaataaaaagagccAGCAAAGTAATTGGGAAATTTTCCTTATGTGATGAGTGTCTTCTGGTTAGTTATCATTCCTTTGAATTTTGTTATATTCTCTTCTAAAAAGTTTCAATAGAACTACCATCAGCCCTACTTGTTATGAATATTTAACAGAAACATCAGAGTATTGAGGAAAACAGATTGCAAGAAGGCAGACTTTCCCAAATATAGGTTGAGCAAAGGACAGCATGAAGAAGGCAGGTGGATCAGCAGTCCAGGGGGAGCCAAGGCGTTTTGGTATCTTCATCTTCCTCAAACTGATCCTAGTCAGAAACATCATGGGAACTGGAGCATGTCATAGATTTTGCACAGTGAAAATATGGAGTATCAGGACTCCTTTTACCTCTTCCAAGCATTAGTGTTGATCCTATTAAGAAAATTTGAAAGTAGgaggaagaaacaaaacattCAAACAAGataacatacacacaaaacaatcaaGCATTGGAAACTTGCTTGCTCTGAAACGCTACTCAACAGATATCTAAATAAATTTGATCAATTTCTAACCTGAGTGAAAACACCAGAAAGAGTTTCAAATACTTGGCTCCTTTAAgtaaatttctcttatttttatatacaaatttCTAACTCCTCAAGATAATTATGAACACATTAAACATTTCCCCCTCTccctttcttattttgttttctaatttattaattataatatttctACCATTTGAGGTGCCTCTATCTCACTCTTCCCCCATCGAAATTACACGATTCCTTTATTATAAATTTCTGAAGGAAACTCTAGTGATTAATTTTTTATTCTCTAAAATCTCTTTAGGTTTGATTCTCTGGTTATGGCAAATTTTGCATTTTAAGTTACTTTATAAAagacattttccttcttccttcaaaTCCCAGTGTACCAGATGAGTGACTTTAGAAATGTCATTTAATCCTTTTGTACTTCAATCTTCTTTTCTCTAAAATGAGCATAATTATATGTATCTCATAGGACTAAGTGAATTAATGTAAACTCAGTTATTTTCATATGCTAATAATTCAATAACTATGATTTCTTTCCCAAATTATGAATTCCCTAAAATATTGGACTTTCCTTATTTTTGTGCATCTATAAACAGTGTAGAATGCTATTTGTAACAGATAATTAATAAATACTGACAGATAATAAATATGATGTGACTACTAGGAAAATAGCCCTGGAACCTCTGATTACTTATTTTTCTGATTCTCCTAATTGGCCTTACATTATAATCTTGTGCCCTTAATGTGGTAGAATTATTGGATTTAGttggtcaggttttttttttttcacattggtGTCATTCAACTGTGGAattagtgtgtgtgtggcaggggaggggggacGGTGAGTGACAGTGAGAAATTATAGGGAGAAGTGCTTGCTTCACAGCCCAAAGCTCAGAATTGTTAACTCTAAACAGAGCTTCTTACCCATCCATCTCACACTTCTGATTTCTTTGCTCTGGTTATAAAATCACAATTCTTTTGGGATCCTAATTGTCATCTTTGAATTACAATTGTCGATGTGTCAGCCAAGTTGTCAGACTGGACCAACTATTCTTTAACATTGTCTCTTGCATCTATCCATTAAATTTATATCTATACAGAAAAGttaaaacagacacagaaaaaaaaaataaaacagacacagagaaaataaTTCAATATTCCATGGCCTCTAGTTTTCAAAGTGGTCTCCTCACTTGCAATGGCTCTCTCATCTTCAAAGCATCTTAACATGTTTGTAGAACAGTCTTTCCTTAGTTCAAATCTGATCATGCACACACATCTCAGCTCAAAATTCAGCAGTGAATCTCCACATTAtaacacattttattaaaatgcagacTTAGATTCAATGCCTCCTATAATCATGGCTCAAACCATTCCATTTTATCCAAACTTTTTATTCTCTCACTGGCATTTATGCTGATATGAGACACCGTTGTTGCTTTCCATCCTGTAAGAGCCATTTCAAGTACTAAAGTGTTCTAAATTATTCcccactttcctttttttctgtccctgacttgggaagatctcctggagaaggaaatggcaatccactacagtatttcttgcctgaaaaatccagtggacagaggagcctagtgggctatagtccatgggatcacaaagagttggacacaactgagtgactatgcaCTCCTTTTCTAATTCTCTAGAGCACTTTATTTGTAATTCTCTTTTGGTACActccatattttataaaaattatatatatatatatatatatatatatatatatatatatatgtaatttgttttgtttctgtacCTGTCCTATTTTCCTGACCAGATGGATTGTATACTCTTAAAGAGTAAGCCTATAATAGAGGTAAGAGTGTATGTTAAATATACTAAGCATTTACTACATTTTaattgcctcttgatgaaagtgaaagaggagagtgaaaaattggcttaaagctaaacattcagaaaactaagatcatggcatctggtcccatcacttcatggcaaatagatggggaaacagtggaaacaatggctgactttatttttctgggctccaaaatcactgcagatggtgactgcagccatgaaattaaaagacgcttactccttggaaggaaagttatgaccaacctagacagcatattaaaaagcagagacattactttgccaacaaaggtccgtctagtcaaggctatggtttttccagtggtcatgtatggatgtgagagttggactataaagaaagctgagcaccaaagaattgatgcttatgaactgtggtgttggagaagactcttgagagtcccttggactgcaaggagatccaaccagtccatcctaaaggagaccagtcctgggtgtttattggaaggactgatgctgaagctgaaactccaatactttggccacctcatgtgaagagctggctcatttgaaaagattctgatgctgggaaagattgagggtaggaggagaaggggagggcaggaggagaaggggatgacagaggatgagatagttggatggcatcactgactcgatggacatgggtttggctagactctgggagttggtgatggacagggaggcctagtgtgctgggattcatggggtcgcaaagagtcaaacacgactgagcgaatgaactgaacttaactgaattaaCTTTAATTCAATTGAAACCAACAACTGTGAATCTCTTCCCTTTGGATTTCCTATATGTTAAATTATGTTAGTACccttgaatttattatttttttcttttatgacctCAATCCATTTCATTGCTATTTCATCACAACAGAACCAAGATACAgctttactttttcatttcataCCCCAAAACTAAAGCAGAGTTTAAATACACCCTGTTTTACCCTTAGAGCAAATATTTTAAGGCTTTTCTGCTCATTCCCAAAATGATGCAACTAATCagtcaataaatacatttattttacttatcaaAATCAATGGATTTTGAATACCACTTCAAACTCCATACTGCTTGCATGATAATTGGATCAAGAAAAAACTgtataatattgtataatattaaGGGAAATATAAGCAGTAGCTGAAATATTAGTAGGACTACTTACatagtaaaattatataaaaatgtttctggAAATTTTCAAGTACCTGTGAACTTCTATGGAAAATCAAGTTGATTATCTTCTGAGACTCCCCCTTATAAATCCTATCCTTATATATAGAATAACATTCTTCATTTAAAACTGGTCTTATCCAGTGTCTTTTCTTCTCCCATTTCTTATCATATGATAGTGGGACTTTAGAAATATAATCTTGGAAATATGATTATGCttggaattatattttatttgcaaagaTATGGCACAGATATCATTGCCAGTTGATTAcagaattatagaaataaaacatgGGATCCTGATTCAACATTGagaaacatttttatctttatatataatttctgaaCCAAATTTTGCCTCATCTATTTTGATCAAAGAAAAATCACTCATGTGTTGCAGGGTTACTTTATAGAAGGATGCCCCTCAATGAGCACATGAATATTTCCAATTAGAATCATAAAAGATACAATTGTAGAATTCACCCTCTCTGAATTGCTTTCTTGCTAAATAAAGACTCAGGATCTCATTTTGTAGTTACCTGCACTCAGACACTATTTTTAaatctaaagaaagctgaaaattTTCTCCTACCTTTCACAGATTACTGCCATGCTATTTTCccaatctttattattttctcttatatcCCTCTAAATGGATCCAGCATGCCTTTAAGTTTCTGAGATAAGCTTGGACtgttttgaataaaattaaatcacATACTTACTCTAGGaagagtaaaaaattttaaaggaaaatatgtaGCATGTTTTATTGGTTTTCAGAGTACATAACAGCATTCCTAAACATTGAAGGCATGTAGAAACATAGTGATAAAATAAGTGATGATAAAATGATAGCAACAGATAAGTAaagcgggggttgggggggggaatgaagaaagaaaatagggaaagaaggaatttcctggtggtccagtggttaagactctgtgcttccactgcagggggtatgcggttggatccctggtcagggagctaagatgtcTCATGCTATGTGGCAaggatagaaagaaagaaagaaaaaaaagaatcgatagaattatttagaaaaaagaaagaaaaatgggaatgagagagagaagataTACACAGCCACAAAGAGCATACTGTTTTGTCCAGCACATTGCAGATGATGAGTTAAATGTGTCTTCTGAATATGCAacaggagagagaaacagaaaaaaataagatgcaAAGATTACAGGGGTGAGACCAAATCCAGCAGTTGTTAATTTGCCTGGAAAAGGCTGTGGGGAGTTTTTGCCTTTCTGGTTATGTATGAAAATTATGGGATTAGTAGAGCTTAATTTGTCTAAATAGGAAGTTAAAGGAAATGCTGATGAACCACCCAGAGGATGAGAAAATGGAGCTGGGAAGACAGAAGAATCTGTGCTTCTCCAGCAAATAGGACCTGCAAAGGAATGAAAGGGCAGCAAGAAAGAAGTATCTTAAAACATGGCTTAAGGAAATATTGGCCATTTTTATAGATGTTTGCATCCTGATATACTCTTTAACAACTTCATAAGCATGATTCGAATATAATATGTtatgacaaaataaaaacaatatttaagtATTCATTTCACCTCtaatttattttagatattatcTGAGGATCTTTGCCGTGATCTCAATGCCATGCTTTCTGCCTATCGGATTCCTTTGTTCTAAATTGTCATAGATTTAAACAGTCTTTGATTTGTTTGAATAGTAGGACCTTCAGAACTTAATTGCTATCTGCACAAAATCAATATCTTGCTGTTCACAAACTTTGTAATACAAATAGCAGTTTTAATCTagaaaagtgattaaaaaaaggcacacttaaaaatatttaaatgaaaatataaagtcCCAAAGGTACCTAACACTAATAGTAAATTTACATTTTCCCATAGCTTTCCtcataataaaataatgtataccTAGGATTTAGAAACATCAGCATATATCGAATTTTCCATAAGCATATATgtaaccatatatatatacacacaaatacacatatatatttgctttGGTACTCATATAGCAATCTTCCTCACATGTATGTTTGTTTTGTTATCATAATAACCTTCTAAagtaaaaaggatttttttttaatgatagaagAGAAGAAACTCAGACAGCAAGAAGTTACAGGACTTACCCAAGTATATAAACCTACAAAATTCAGAAGCAAAACTttgaataaaataagattttgaatcCTAGGTCTG
This genomic interval from Bos taurus isolate L1 Dominette 01449 registration number 42190680 breed Hereford chromosome 23, ARS-UCD2.0, whole genome shotgun sequence contains the following:
- the OR2B4 gene encoding olfactory receptor family 2 subfamily B member 4 gives rise to the protein MWVSNQSSLDDFILLGFSDRSWLETPLFVILLVAYIFALFGNISVILVSCLDPQLDSPMYFFVSNLSFLDFCFTTSTVPQMLVNLRGPEKTISYGGCVAQLYISLALGSTECILLAIMAFDRYAAICKPLRYPIIMNQRRCIHMATGTWISGFANSLVQSTLTVLTPRCGQRVIDHFFCEVPALLKLACTDTHVNEAELNVLGALLLLVPLSLILGIYVFIAQAVTRIRSAESCWKAFNTCASHLLVVSLFYFTAISMYVQPPSSYSRDRGKIMALFYGIVTPTLNPFIYTLRNKDVKAALRRALTKEFWARTR